One window of the Salminus brasiliensis chromosome 1, fSalBra1.hap2, whole genome shotgun sequence genome contains the following:
- the LOC140572693 gene encoding lysophosphatidic acid receptor 3-like, producing the protein MDCEMVLNSNGSARNLATIVVLEELVSAASLLSLILNAAAVVLVLARARPYRGPFAALLCSLALSDALTSSTSVYVSVRTALSPANSVVATDVPLAVYALLTTGVLSGTYGVLAIGVERHLAVRGARKGRVQLRSRVLKVLGLCWTLAVVVGSLPLFGWNCAYSGVASTLYGPLCINYLLFVVVPNTMVVFAVLSVTYVAVIVKLRELNSRSTRIARAETRVTRTAWIIWGLALVAYTPFLAGVLWDASHSSCPEKLKTSVIVYKDVAYAFLVLNSIGNPIVYTFSCPDVWRLARWSRWRRRRRRRKANRVNVCVNTVSDTRLF; encoded by the coding sequence ATGGACTGCGAAATGGTGCTCAACTCCAACGGCAGCGCGCGTAACCTGGCCACCATCGTGGTGCTGGAGGAGCTCGTGAGCGCCGCCAGTCTGCTCTCGCTGATCCTGAATGCGGCGGCCGTGGTGCTGGTACTAGCGCGCGCGCGCCCCTACCGCGGGCCCTTCGCCGCGCTGCTGTGCAGCCTCGCGCTCTCGGACGCACTCACGAGCTCCACGTCGGTGTACGTGAGCGTGCGCACGGCGCTAAGTCCCGCCAACTCGGTGGTCGCCACGGACGTGCCGCTGGCCGTCTACGCGCTGCTGACCACGGGCGTCCTGTCGGGCACGTACGGCGTGCTGGCCATCGGTGTGGAGCGCCACCTGGCGGTGCGCGGGGCGCGCAAGGGGCGCGTGCAGCTTAGAAGTCGCGTGCTGAAAGTGCTGGGCCTGTGCTGGACGCTGGCGGTGGTCGTAGGCAGCCTGCCGCTCTTCGGCTGGAACTGCGCGTACAGCGGCGTGGCCTCGACCCTCTACGGCCCGCTGTGCATCAACTACCTGCTGTTCGTGGTGGTCCCCAACACTATGGTGGTCTTCGCGGTGCTCTCGGTGACCTACGTGGCCGTGATCGTGAAGCTACGGGAGCTAAACTCCCGCAGCACGAGAATCGCGCGCGCCGAGACGCGCGTCACCAGGACAGCGTGGATCATCTGGGGTCTGGCCCTGGTGGCCTACACGCCCTTCCTGGCCGGGGTGCTCTGGGACGCGTCACACAGCTCGTGCCCGGAGAAGCTCAAGACGAGCGTGATCGTGTACAAGGACGTGGCGTACGCGTTCCTCGTGCTCAACTCTATTGGCAACCCTATCGTCTACACGTTCAGCTGCCCGGACGTGTGGCGCCTGGCGAGGTGGAgccgctggaggaggaggaggaggaggaggaaggcgAACAGAGTCAACGTGTGCGTGAACACTGTGTCTGACACGCGCCTGTTTTAG